One Streptomyces sp. NBC_01217 genomic region harbors:
- a CDS encoding helix-turn-helix domain-containing protein produces MGSQKKRPVRLTAQDREELVRVTTTGVRGASMIMRARVLLALDSSVGEVDTKEAIAVRLGVSGETLRLVAKRFAETGGDVHATIARKKRALPPVPSPVTGEVEARLIAMACSQPPQGYARWSLRLLEKHVALVEDIPDLDHSTIGRILKKRNCVLI; encoded by the coding sequence ATGGGTTCGCAGAAGAAGCGGCCGGTCAGGTTGACCGCGCAGGATCGTGAAGAGCTGGTCCGGGTGACCACGACAGGTGTTCGTGGGGCCTCGATGATCATGCGTGCGCGGGTGCTGCTTGCGCTGGACAGCTCGGTGGGTGAGGTGGACACCAAGGAGGCGATCGCGGTCCGACTCGGCGTCTCCGGTGAGACGTTGCGGCTGGTCGCCAAGCGTTTCGCCGAGACCGGTGGTGATGTTCACGCCACGATTGCTCGGAAGAAGCGCGCCCTCCCGCCGGTGCCCTCGCCGGTGACCGGTGAGGTCGAAGCCCGGCTGATCGCGATGGCGTGCTCACAGCCACCCCAGGGCTATGCCCGATGGTCGCTGCGGCTGCTGGAGAAGCACGTCGCGCTGGTCGAGGACATCCCCGACCTGGACCACTCCACCATCGGGCGGATCTTAAAAAAACGCAACTGCGTCCTCATCTGA
- a CDS encoding TIM barrel protein: protein MGYPDQRFDVNLSILFTELPLLERPAAAAAAGFTAVELWWPWTETPTPPQVELDALKKALDDAGTRLVGLNFYAGALPGPDRGALSVPGTESDRFRANIEVAAGFAASVGCKALNALYGNRVDGVDPAVQDELALENLVVAARAADRIGAVLLIETLNQPESPRYPLVSAPAGIEIVDKVNAATGLGNAKFLLDLYHLSMNGEDLGRVITAYAGRTGHVQIADNPGRGAPGTGSLPLEQLLDELTKAGYDGWVGLEYKPGDRSSAESFEWLPAAARAAR from the coding sequence ATGGGCTACCCGGACCAGCGCTTCGATGTGAACCTTTCAATCCTCTTCACGGAACTCCCGCTCCTGGAGCGCCCCGCGGCCGCCGCCGCGGCCGGCTTCACCGCGGTCGAGCTGTGGTGGCCATGGACCGAGACCCCCACTCCGCCACAGGTCGAACTCGACGCCCTCAAGAAGGCGCTCGACGACGCGGGCACGCGGTTGGTGGGGCTGAACTTCTACGCCGGAGCGCTGCCCGGCCCCGACCGCGGTGCGCTCTCCGTGCCCGGCACGGAGTCGGACCGCTTCCGCGCCAACATCGAGGTGGCGGCCGGCTTCGCCGCCTCGGTCGGCTGCAAGGCGCTCAACGCGCTCTACGGCAACCGCGTCGACGGCGTGGACCCGGCCGTGCAGGACGAACTCGCCCTGGAGAACCTGGTCGTCGCCGCCCGAGCGGCCGACCGGATCGGGGCGGTCCTGCTGATCGAGACCCTCAATCAGCCGGAATCGCCGCGCTATCCGCTGGTGAGCGCACCGGCCGGGATCGAGATCGTCGACAAGGTCAACGCGGCGACGGGCCTCGGGAACGCGAAGTTCCTGCTGGACCTCTACCACCTGTCGATGAACGGCGAGGACCTCGGCCGGGTCATCACGGCGTACGCCGGCAGGACCGGCCATGTGCAGATCGCCGACAACCCGGGGCGCGGCGCGCCCGGCACCGGCTCGCTCCCGCTGGAGCAGCTCCTCGACGAGCTGACGAAGGCCGGTTACGACGGCTGGGTCGGCCTGGAGTACAAGCCGGGCGACCGGTCGAGCGCCGAGTCCTTCGAGTGGCTCCCGGCCGCCGCGCGGGCCGCCCGCTGA
- a CDS encoding cyclase family protein, with protein MPRTVDLSRPLEPGMPHARGIQAPEFTPASTWAEHRMRVMRLNLPTHIGTHVDAPSHFVEDGATLDQLPPSALVGRAYCLQVLRDGPEPITAAHLKAAVGLEPGDALLIRTGWDDRYTDPAYVDRHPYLSVDAAEWAVSAGLRFIGMDTISPDLPMSMRPPNFPYDVHRTLLGAGTLILENLVLREIADQWCTLFVGVLNVHGGDGAPARALAVLD; from the coding sequence ATGCCGCGCACAGTTGATCTCTCCCGTCCGCTGGAGCCGGGCATGCCGCACGCGCGCGGGATTCAGGCTCCCGAGTTCACGCCCGCCAGCACGTGGGCGGAACACCGGATGCGGGTCATGCGCCTGAACCTGCCGACCCACATCGGCACCCATGTCGACGCCCCGTCACACTTCGTCGAAGACGGCGCCACGCTCGACCAATTGCCGCCGTCGGCGCTGGTCGGCCGGGCATACTGCCTGCAGGTGCTGCGGGACGGTCCCGAGCCAATCACCGCGGCCCATCTGAAAGCCGCCGTTGGCCTCGAACCCGGCGACGCACTCCTGATCCGCACCGGCTGGGACGATCGCTACACCGATCCCGCCTATGTGGACAGGCACCCGTATCTTTCGGTCGACGCCGCCGAGTGGGCGGTGAGCGCCGGACTCCGCTTCATTGGCATGGACACGATCAGTCCTGATCTGCCGATGAGCATGCGTCCGCCGAACTTCCCGTACGACGTGCACCGCACGCTGCTGGGTGCCGGCACGCTGATCCTAGAAAACCTCGTGCTGCGGGAGATCGCGGACCAGTGGTGCACGCTGTTCGTCGGCGTCCTCAACGTGCACGGCGGCGACGGCGCGCCCGCGCGTGCGCTGGCCGTGCTGGATTGA
- a CDS encoding methylaspartate mutase subunit E has product MGLPTPGTIVLGGIGADAHSVGLTLLKHAITEAGHVVHFMGTQNNLDDFFRRAADADIVMISCMDGHLRHYLKRFPDLVLKCPGIDAFWYAGGNLDVGSSERIRAEARRMGFRRVFPTYVDIPTVLTALAEDLTIRPHAVRGRPAAPAEPVHPGTAPPDQRLTVADLERQRPGVLESWPTGAGARNLEDNAAFLLRQPSFAHAHLPRARAQRPPFLVQPRSGVALAAKQRAAFVALRRAGADVLSYQIDSLTRNNDYRQASDAIAESVERRASALNGFPMVNHGVDALRQIIAEVRTPLQTRHSTRDPRLLAEISCAGGVTGFEGGAITYNIPYFKDYSLAQSLRRWQYVDRLVGLYREKFGVVIDREFFGTLTAVLVPPSLAIVVNLIEAMLAASQGVGSVSLGYAEQGNRSQDIAAIRVLSELGQKYLANLGYPGIQVNTVFHQHMAAFPADRARATQLIMASAATGRLSGASRLIVKTPVEATTIPSVTDNQEGLQLSRTGAIEADGIEVDERTVREETTVLRAEVDQILESVLLAGDGSLTDGVVKAFALGYLDVPFSPSVYNRGEVLTARDVSGAVRYLNTGRLRFSSDVVEFHRSRMSERRRTEQPPVRSEWQLVERDVLRVPSGRYRRWPLDG; this is encoded by the coding sequence ATGGGGTTGCCGACGCCAGGAACGATCGTGCTCGGCGGAATTGGCGCCGATGCTCATTCGGTCGGTCTCACTCTGCTGAAACACGCCATCACCGAGGCGGGTCACGTGGTCCACTTCATGGGTACGCAGAACAACCTCGACGACTTCTTCAGGCGCGCGGCCGATGCGGACATCGTGATGATCTCCTGCATGGACGGTCATCTGCGTCACTACCTGAAGCGATTTCCCGACCTGGTGCTCAAGTGCCCGGGCATCGACGCATTCTGGTATGCCGGTGGGAACCTCGACGTAGGCAGTTCCGAACGGATACGCGCCGAAGCACGCCGCATGGGCTTCCGGCGGGTCTTTCCCACATACGTTGACATCCCGACGGTCCTGACCGCCCTGGCCGAGGATCTCACGATCCGGCCGCATGCCGTACGCGGCAGGCCGGCCGCCCCCGCCGAGCCCGTGCACCCGGGCACGGCCCCGCCTGACCAACGGCTCACCGTGGCCGACCTGGAACGGCAGCGGCCAGGCGTCCTGGAATCCTGGCCGACTGGCGCCGGTGCAAGGAACCTGGAGGACAACGCGGCGTTCCTCCTGCGGCAGCCGTCCTTCGCCCACGCGCACCTGCCGCGGGCCCGGGCGCAACGACCGCCCTTCCTGGTGCAGCCGCGCTCCGGCGTGGCGCTCGCTGCGAAGCAGCGAGCGGCGTTCGTGGCCCTACGTCGGGCCGGCGCGGACGTGCTGTCCTACCAGATCGATTCCCTGACGAGGAACAACGACTACCGGCAAGCCAGCGACGCAATCGCGGAGAGCGTTGAGCGCAGAGCCTCCGCGCTCAACGGATTCCCCATGGTGAACCACGGGGTCGACGCTCTCCGGCAGATCATTGCGGAGGTGCGGACGCCCCTGCAGACCCGCCACAGCACACGCGACCCACGACTCCTCGCGGAGATCTCGTGCGCCGGCGGGGTCACCGGTTTCGAGGGCGGCGCGATCACGTACAACATCCCCTACTTCAAGGACTACTCGCTGGCCCAGTCGCTCAGACGGTGGCAATACGTCGATCGACTTGTCGGCTTGTACCGGGAGAAGTTCGGTGTGGTGATCGACCGTGAGTTCTTCGGCACCCTCACCGCAGTCCTGGTCCCACCGAGCCTGGCCATCGTCGTCAACTTGATCGAGGCGATGCTGGCGGCGAGCCAGGGGGTGGGCTCGGTCTCCCTCGGATACGCCGAACAGGGCAACCGGTCCCAGGACATCGCGGCGATCAGGGTCCTCAGCGAACTCGGCCAGAAGTACCTGGCAAATCTCGGATATCCAGGGATTCAGGTCAACACGGTGTTCCACCAGCACATGGCGGCGTTCCCGGCGGACCGGGCGCGGGCGACCCAGTTGATCATGGCTTCGGCCGCCACCGGCCGGCTGTCCGGTGCCTCGCGGCTGATCGTGAAGACGCCGGTCGAGGCGACCACCATTCCGTCGGTGACCGACAACCAGGAGGGGCTGCAACTGAGCCGGACGGGCGCGATCGAGGCCGACGGCATCGAGGTGGACGAGCGAACCGTACGCGAGGAGACGACTGTCCTGCGGGCGGAGGTGGACCAGATACTGGAGAGTGTCCTGCTGGCCGGCGACGGCAGCCTCACGGACGGCGTGGTCAAGGCGTTCGCGCTCGGTTACCTGGACGTTCCGTTCTCGCCCAGCGTATACAACCGCGGCGAGGTGCTGACGGCTCGCGACGTCAGCGGTGCGGTGCGGTACCTGAACACGGGCCGGCTCAGGTTCAGCTCCGACGTCGTCGAGTTCCACCGGAGCCGGATGAGCGAGCGTCGCAGGACCGAGCAGCCCCCCGTGCGAAGCGAATGGCAACTCGTCGAACGCGACGTGCTGCGCGTACCGTCGGGCCGTTATCGCAGATGGCCGCTTGATGGATGA
- a CDS encoding TauD/TfdA family dioxygenase yields MADEPTIPEFTIPSAAIPALLARDINEDTPLDKWPTEAFRTGSDEVKALRDGILAAVRGDAGGVTVRVAADGLGDQDLCTLYWNFFTTLFRPVPQYASGELIYPVEVKAGAAQTSHYSNSSKAGGYHTDGTLLPELPDVAFLFGLSAATGGETLLMDVNGLVEHLARVDPAHVAELSRPVPFDVKDQMDGIRIKRQSVLTPTAGGYVLRYVRMYIEQGFAAEGTPVPPELVAAMDAFDEVSSDAAVHAGDVLLERGVGLLWDNGRMLHGRRPFKETTTARRLRRIYGMQDDRQAG; encoded by the coding sequence ATGGCAGATGAACCGACGATCCCGGAATTCACGATTCCCAGCGCGGCGATCCCAGCGCTGCTGGCACGGGATATAAACGAGGACACACCTCTGGACAAGTGGCCGACAGAGGCGTTCCGCACGGGCAGCGACGAGGTCAAGGCGCTGCGTGACGGCATCCTGGCGGCCGTCCGCGGGGACGCGGGCGGCGTGACTGTACGGGTGGCTGCGGACGGGCTCGGCGACCAGGACCTGTGCACCCTCTACTGGAACTTCTTCACCACGCTCTTCCGTCCGGTGCCGCAATACGCCTCCGGCGAGCTCATCTACCCCGTCGAAGTCAAGGCCGGCGCCGCGCAGACCAGCCACTACTCGAATTCGAGCAAGGCGGGCGGCTACCATACGGACGGCACCCTGCTGCCGGAGCTGCCCGACGTCGCGTTCCTCTTCGGCCTGTCGGCCGCGACAGGTGGCGAGACACTGCTGATGGACGTCAACGGCCTTGTCGAGCACCTCGCCCGGGTCGACCCGGCGCATGTCGCCGAACTGAGCCGACCCGTGCCCTTCGACGTGAAGGACCAGATGGACGGGATCAGGATCAAACGGCAGTCCGTGCTCACCCCGACGGCGGGCGGTTACGTGCTGCGCTACGTCCGCATGTACATCGAGCAGGGTTTCGCTGCCGAGGGCACGCCGGTGCCGCCCGAGCTCGTCGCCGCTATGGACGCCTTCGATGAGGTTTCCTCCGACGCGGCGGTGCACGCGGGGGACGTACTGCTCGAACGCGGCGTCGGCCTGCTGTGGGACAACGGGCGGATGCTCCACGGCCGCCGGCCGTTCAAGGAGACGACCACCGCGCGCAGGCTGCGCCGAATCTATGGCATGCAGGACGACAGGCAGGCCGGCTGA
- a CDS encoding GNAT family N-acetyltransferase, with amino-acid sequence MRIRTARRSDLPLLQDIECAAGEPFRALGMSAIADDDPPPLDLLDDYRRSGRAWVVAGPDDRPLGYLIADPVDGAAHIEQVSVHPSAARRGLGSTLIDHLAGWARERHLGALTLTTFSHVPWNAPYYARLGFRTLGDDELGDGLRKIRAEEAEHGLDRWPRVCMRREIPDAGTGPHLSGTERRR; translated from the coding sequence ATGCGTATCCGTACCGCCCGCCGCTCCGATCTTCCGCTGCTTCAGGACATCGAGTGCGCCGCCGGTGAACCGTTCCGCGCGCTGGGTATGTCCGCCATCGCGGACGACGATCCTCCGCCGCTCGACCTGCTGGACGACTACCGCCGGTCCGGCCGCGCCTGGGTGGTCGCGGGCCCCGACGACCGCCCCCTCGGCTACTTGATCGCCGATCCGGTCGACGGCGCGGCCCACATCGAACAGGTCTCCGTCCATCCGTCCGCCGCACGGCGCGGCCTGGGCAGCACGCTCATCGACCACCTCGCCGGGTGGGCGCGCGAACGGCATCTGGGCGCGCTGACGCTGACGACCTTCTCCCATGTGCCGTGGAACGCCCCGTACTACGCCCGCCTCGGCTTTCGCACGCTGGGCGACGACGAACTCGGCGACGGGCTGCGGAAAATCAGGGCGGAGGAGGCGGAACACGGCCTGGACCGCTGGCCGAGGGTCTGCATGCGGCGCGAGATCCCGGACGCCGGGACCGGCCCGCACCTCAGCGGAACCGAACGGCGACGGTGA
- a CDS encoding 2-hydroxy-3-oxopropionate reductase has translation MSNDLPKVAWIGLGIMGSPMSENLIKAGYDVTGHTLEQEKIDRLVAAGGTGAGSIAEAVRDADVVITMVPASPQVEAIAYGPGGILENARRGALLIDMSSITPQTSVDLAKNAKEMGIRVLDAPVSGGEAGAIEAVLSIMVGGEQSDFDAAQPVLQALGRTIVLCGPHGSGQTVKAANQLIVAVNIQACAEAVVFLEKSGVDLAAALDVLNGGLAGSTVLTRKKDNFLKRDFAPGFRIDLHHKDMGIVTDAARNVGAALPVGTVVAQLVASLRAQGDGGLDHSALLRSVERLSGRPAQA, from the coding sequence ATGAGCAACGACCTCCCCAAGGTCGCGTGGATCGGGCTCGGCATCATGGGCTCCCCCATGTCCGAGAACCTGATCAAGGCCGGGTACGACGTCACCGGTCACACCCTGGAGCAGGAGAAGATCGACCGGCTGGTCGCCGCAGGCGGCACGGGCGCGGGCTCGATCGCCGAGGCGGTCCGGGACGCCGATGTCGTCATCACGATGGTGCCCGCCTCCCCCCAGGTCGAGGCCATCGCGTACGGCCCCGGCGGCATCCTGGAGAACGCCAGGCGCGGCGCACTGCTGATCGACATGTCATCGATCACACCGCAGACCTCCGTGGACCTCGCGAAGAACGCGAAGGAGATGGGCATCCGGGTGCTGGACGCCCCGGTGTCCGGCGGTGAGGCCGGAGCGATCGAGGCCGTGCTGTCGATCATGGTCGGCGGCGAGCAGAGCGACTTCGATGCCGCGCAGCCGGTCCTCCAGGCGCTCGGAAGGACCATTGTGCTGTGCGGTCCGCACGGCTCCGGCCAGACGGTGAAGGCCGCCAACCAGCTGATCGTCGCGGTCAACATCCAGGCCTGCGCCGAGGCCGTCGTCTTCCTGGAGAAGTCCGGCGTCGACCTCGCCGCCGCGCTCGACGTCCTGAACGGCGGGCTGGCCGGTTCGACGGTCCTGACCCGCAAGAAGGACAACTTCCTCAAGCGGGACTTCGCGCCCGGCTTCCGGATCGACCTGCACCACAAGGACATGGGCATCGTCACGGACGCCGCCCGCAATGTCGGTGCCGCGCTGCCCGTCGGCACCGTGGTCGCCCAGCTCGTCGCCTCGCTGCGCGCACAGGGCGACGGTGGCCTGGACCACTCGGCCCTGCTGCGCTCGGTCGAGCGCCTCTCGGGCCGGCCCGCCCAGGCCTGA
- the gcl gene encoding glyoxylate carboligase gives MTAARAAVEILKREGVSNAFGVPGAAINPFYAALKASGGVHHTLARHVEGASHMAEGYTRARPGNIGVCIGTSGPAGTDMITGLYSAIADSVPILCITGQAPTAVLHKEDFQAVDIASIARPVTKAATTVLEAAQVPGVFQQAFHLMRTGRPGPVLIDLPIDVQLTEIEFDPELYEPLPVHKPAASRKQIERALEMLNASERPLLVAGGGIINADACELLVEFAELTGVPVVPTLMGWGIIADDHALNAGMVGLQTSHRYGNANFLESDFVLGIGNRWANRHTGKLDVYTRGRTFVHVDIEPTQLGRIFAPDLGIASDARAALELFVEVARELKAAGKLKDRSQWAASTQERRATLQRRTHFDNVPLKPQRVYEEMNRAFGPETRYVTTIGLSQIAGAQMLHVYRPRHWINCGQAGPLGWTIPAALGVATADPDGSVVALSGDYDFQFMLEELAVGAQHRIPYVHVLVNNSYLGLIRQAQRNFDMDFQVNLEFENLNSPEIGAYGVDHVKVVEGLGCKAIRVTEPDRLLPAFEEAKKLAAEFRVPVVVEAILERVTNIAMSGTDIASVNEFEDIATDPSHAPTAIRPLITP, from the coding sequence ATGACCGCTGCCCGAGCGGCAGTTGAGATCCTCAAGCGCGAAGGCGTCAGCAACGCGTTCGGTGTGCCGGGCGCGGCGATCAACCCCTTCTACGCGGCCCTCAAGGCCTCCGGCGGGGTTCATCACACGCTCGCCCGCCACGTCGAGGGCGCCTCCCACATGGCGGAGGGCTACACCCGGGCGCGCCCGGGCAACATCGGTGTCTGCATCGGTACGTCGGGGCCGGCCGGCACCGACATGATCACCGGCCTCTACTCCGCCATCGCCGACTCCGTCCCGATCCTCTGCATCACCGGACAGGCCCCGACCGCCGTGCTCCACAAGGAGGACTTCCAGGCGGTCGACATCGCCTCGATCGCGAGGCCCGTCACCAAGGCCGCCACGACCGTCCTCGAAGCCGCTCAGGTCCCGGGCGTCTTCCAGCAGGCCTTCCACCTGATGCGCACCGGCCGTCCGGGACCGGTCCTCATCGACCTGCCCATCGACGTCCAGCTCACCGAGATCGAGTTCGACCCCGAGCTGTACGAGCCGTTGCCGGTGCACAAGCCCGCCGCGAGCCGCAAGCAGATCGAGCGGGCCCTGGAGATGCTGAACGCCTCCGAGCGCCCGCTGCTCGTCGCGGGCGGCGGCATCATCAACGCCGACGCCTGCGAACTCCTGGTGGAATTCGCCGAGCTGACGGGCGTTCCGGTCGTCCCGACCCTGATGGGCTGGGGCATCATCGCCGACGACCACGCGCTGAACGCGGGCATGGTCGGCCTGCAGACCTCGCACCGCTACGGCAACGCGAACTTCCTGGAGTCCGACTTCGTCCTCGGCATCGGCAACCGCTGGGCCAACCGCCACACCGGCAAGCTGGACGTCTACACCCGGGGCCGCACCTTTGTCCACGTGGACATCGAGCCCACCCAGCTCGGCAGGATCTTCGCCCCCGACCTCGGCATCGCCTCCGACGCCAGGGCCGCGCTGGAGCTGTTCGTCGAGGTGGCCCGTGAGCTGAAGGCGGCGGGAAAGCTCAAGGACCGCTCGCAGTGGGCCGCGTCCACCCAGGAGCGCCGGGCCACGCTGCAGCGCCGTACGCACTTCGACAACGTGCCGCTGAAGCCGCAGCGGGTGTACGAGGAGATGAACCGGGCCTTCGGACCCGAGACCCGGTACGTCACCACGATCGGCCTCTCCCAGATCGCCGGTGCGCAGATGCTGCACGTCTACCGGCCGCGTCACTGGATCAACTGCGGTCAGGCGGGCCCGCTGGGCTGGACCATCCCGGCCGCGCTGGGCGTCGCCACGGCCGATCCGGACGGCTCCGTCGTCGCGCTCTCCGGCGACTACGACTTCCAGTTCATGCTGGAGGAGCTGGCCGTCGGCGCGCAGCACCGCATCCCGTACGTCCACGTCCTGGTGAACAACTCCTACCTGGGGCTGATCCGCCAGGCCCAGCGCAACTTCGACATGGACTTCCAGGTCAACCTGGAGTTCGAGAACCTCAACTCGCCGGAGATCGGCGCCTACGGCGTCGACCACGTCAAGGTCGTCGAGGGCCTGGGCTGCAAGGCGATCCGCGTCACCGAGCCGGACCGGCTGCTGCCGGCCTTCGAGGAGGCCAAGAAGCTGGCCGCGGAGTTCAGGGTCCCGGTGGTGGTCGAGGCGATTCTGGAGCGCGTGACGAACATCGCGATGAGCGGTACGGACATCGCGTCCGTCAACGAGTTCGAGGACATCGCGACGGACCCGTCCCACGCCCCGACCGCGATCCGCCCGCTCATCACGCCCTGA
- a CDS encoding recombinase family protein, with amino-acid sequence MQRRGSGQDVECDIYVRISQDVTGEEQGVQRQEERCRALCAQLGLKVRHVWVDNDLSATKKNVIRPDFEAMLQSKPQAIVCWHTDRLIRVTRDLERVIELGVNVYAVEAGHLDLSTPAGRAVARTVTAWATYEGEQKAIRQKLANQQAAQQGRPYTAGIRPFGYADDHMTIMAQEAAAIVEGAQMILAGESLSAVARKWTEAKLLSPRSKAAGAQAWTLRGVKKVLTSPRYIGQSTYHGEVMGEGQWPPILDPEIHYGVVAILNNPERFSGGKRTGRTPDNLLSGIGLCGYDGCTDTVGGRGYRGVPVYGCTATHTRTPRSIADDRASKATLARLMFPDFLGQILEAQNAQDGASGAQLQSQTQELRQRLDGLALAYAEGSISLSQMTAGSAALQKKLEAIESEMVSSAGIPPLDPVKGVAGLIQGWPTLPLPAVTSTGQSRANSTNTWCHEKTGPERAVTATAGAGT; translated from the coding sequence ATGCAACGCCGCGGGTCAGGGCAGGATGTCGAGTGCGACATCTACGTCCGCATCAGCCAGGATGTCACGGGCGAAGAACAGGGCGTCCAGCGGCAGGAGGAGCGCTGCCGGGCACTCTGCGCTCAGCTCGGGCTGAAGGTCCGGCACGTCTGGGTCGACAACGATCTGAGCGCCACGAAGAAGAACGTCATCCGGCCCGACTTCGAGGCCATGCTCCAGAGCAAGCCGCAGGCGATCGTGTGCTGGCACACCGACCGCCTCATCCGCGTAACGCGGGATCTGGAGCGAGTGATTGAGCTCGGCGTGAACGTCTACGCGGTCGAGGCCGGCCACCTGGATCTGTCCACGCCGGCCGGTCGAGCTGTCGCCCGCACGGTGACAGCCTGGGCCACGTACGAGGGCGAACAGAAGGCGATCCGCCAGAAACTGGCCAACCAGCAGGCCGCACAGCAGGGCCGCCCGTACACGGCGGGCATCCGACCCTTCGGGTACGCGGACGACCACATGACGATCATGGCGCAGGAGGCTGCGGCCATCGTCGAGGGTGCGCAGATGATCCTCGCCGGGGAGTCCCTGTCGGCCGTCGCGCGCAAGTGGACGGAAGCCAAGCTCTTGTCCCCTCGCAGCAAGGCCGCAGGCGCGCAGGCATGGACCCTGCGCGGAGTGAAGAAAGTGCTCACGTCCCCGCGCTACATCGGGCAGTCCACGTACCACGGCGAGGTGATGGGCGAGGGGCAGTGGCCCCCAATCCTTGACCCAGAGATCCACTACGGGGTCGTGGCCATCCTGAACAACCCGGAGCGGTTCTCGGGCGGCAAGCGGACTGGTCGGACGCCGGACAATCTACTCTCGGGCATCGGGCTGTGCGGATACGACGGCTGCACCGACACGGTAGGAGGTCGCGGCTACCGTGGCGTGCCGGTGTACGGCTGCACGGCTACGCACACGCGTACTCCTCGGAGCATCGCTGACGACCGTGCGAGCAAGGCGACTCTGGCCCGGCTGATGTTCCCCGACTTCCTGGGCCAGATCCTGGAGGCCCAGAACGCCCAGGACGGCGCCTCGGGGGCTCAGCTTCAAAGCCAGACCCAGGAACTGCGGCAGCGCCTCGACGGGCTGGCCCTGGCCTACGCAGAGGGCTCGATCAGCTTGTCTCAGATGACCGCTGGGTCGGCTGCGCTCCAGAAGAAGCTCGAAGCCATCGAGTCGGAGATGGTCAGCTCGGCCGGCATCCCCCCGCTCGACCCGGTGAAGGGCGTGGCTGGCCTGATCCAGGGGTGGCCCACTCTGCCGCTCCCGGCGGTCACCTCTACGGGACAGTCGAGGGCCAACTCCACCAATACCTGGTGTCACGAAAAGACCGGCCCCGAGCGGGCGGTTACTGCCACCGCCGGGGCCGGGACATGA
- a CDS encoding lactonase family protein, with amino-acid sequence MNHATSRRAVLGALFAGAALCVAPAPPGSSRPAGPAPESAPAVGPRPRTTGRLLLGTYTSAEGGGRGIGTASYDTATGKISAGPVIRGVDNPSYLAMHPSGATFYAVDEQARGAVTAIALSPDGSHRVLGTRDTGGAGPTHLSVHPTGRWLLTANYTSGSVAVHPIRDDGSLGERTDLVAHTAPPPGPGQDGPHAHQIITAPDGNHILAVDLGNDSVYTYRLDENRGTLGQVSHAALRPGAGPRHLTFHPGGRFAYLACEVDNTAVVCGYDPGTGTLSPGAPQSTGTGSGTSYPAQFLVTGDGRFAYLANRGRNSLTRYAVEDDGAALRLLDTVPVGGDFPRQTAFSPDGKLLFAANQRSSTVTVFRVDARSGGLTRTGDAFPAPVAVCVLPYRGTDPA; translated from the coding sequence ATGAACCACGCCACCAGCCGGCGCGCCGTCCTCGGAGCCCTGTTCGCCGGTGCCGCACTCTGCGTGGCCCCCGCCCCGCCCGGCTCCTCCCGCCCCGCCGGGCCCGCGCCCGAATCCGCGCCCGCGGTCGGCCCGCGCCCGCGCACCACGGGGCGGCTGCTGCTCGGTACGTACACCTCGGCCGAGGGCGGCGGCAGAGGGATCGGCACGGCCTCGTACGACACCGCCACCGGGAAGATCTCCGCCGGACCCGTGATCAGGGGCGTCGACAACCCCTCGTACCTGGCCATGCATCCCTCGGGCGCCACCTTCTACGCGGTCGACGAACAGGCCCGTGGCGCGGTGACGGCCATCGCCCTGTCACCGGACGGCAGCCACCGCGTGCTCGGAACGCGCGACACCGGCGGGGCGGGGCCCACCCATCTCTCCGTCCACCCCACGGGAAGGTGGCTGCTCACCGCGAACTACACCTCCGGCAGCGTCGCGGTGCACCCCATCCGGGACGACGGCTCGCTGGGGGAGCGCACGGACCTGGTCGCCCACACCGCACCGCCGCCCGGCCCCGGCCAGGACGGGCCGCACGCCCACCAGATCATCACCGCCCCCGACGGCAACCACATCCTCGCCGTGGACCTCGGCAACGACTCCGTGTACACCTACCGGCTCGACGAGAACCGGGGCACGCTCGGCCAGGTCTCCCACGCCGCCCTGCGCCCCGGGGCCGGGCCGCGCCACCTCACCTTTCACCCGGGCGGCCGGTTCGCCTACCTGGCCTGCGAGGTCGACAACACCGCGGTCGTCTGCGGCTACGACCCGGGCACCGGCACCCTGTCCCCGGGCGCCCCGCAGTCCACCGGTACCGGGTCGGGCACCAGCTATCCCGCGCAGTTCCTGGTCACCGGAGACGGCCGGTTCGCCTACCTCGCCAACCGGGGCCGCAACAGCCTGACGCGCTACGCCGTCGAGGACGACGGGGCCGCACTGCGGCTGCTCGACACCGTCCCGGTCGGCGGCGACTTCCCCCGGCAGACCGCCTTCTCGCCGGACGGGAAACTGCTCTTCGCGGCCAACCAGAGGTCGAGCACGGTGACGGTCTTCCGGGTCGATGCCCGCAGCGGCGGCCTGACCCGCACCGGTGACGCCTTCCCCGCCCCGGTCGCCGTCTGCGTGCTCCCGTACCGCGGCACGGACCCGGCCTGA